A window of the Helianthus annuus cultivar XRQ/B chromosome 4, HanXRQr2.0-SUNRISE, whole genome shotgun sequence genome harbors these coding sequences:
- the LOC110933129 gene encoding uncharacterized protein LOC110933129 has product MGCHGSSRPWAMLPCNATSSGCWKYIVNVGDIKVANGMPLNSFFVGNLGDGRSIYFWGDVWLRDAPLRIIYHNLFRLEKDKWIKVADRMHCVDGFKTMTWDWKSTPSSHEEVSELFQLLNDVHNLEWQGGVDNWKWKDTKDGLFKVSLAKRLMSNDTSGTCRSMVKWKGWTPLKCKILVWRALLNQIPTIVELIKRGVNILDTACSLCHSDLETALHLFTGRIFSHEVWFRIEQWCRLNHTFIFDVTDLIRLPESTSMSKDNKHILRGIVYTFMWVLWIERNDRIFNDKKRSPIQIVENIKSTAYFWLYNRTRWKDIDWKTWCICPLG; this is encoded by the coding sequence ATGGGGTGTCATGGTTCGAGTAGACCTTGGGCTATGTTACCTTGTAATGCGACGTCGAGTGGTTGTTGGAAATATATAGTTAACGTGGGTGATATCAAAGTTGCTAATGGTATGCCCCTTAACTCTTTTTTTGTTGGAAACCTTGGAGATGGTCGATCGATTTATTTTTGGGGAGATGTTTGGTTGCGGGATGCTCCGCTTCGTATTATATACCATAATCTCTTTAGACTTGAAAAGGATAAATGGATTAAGGTTGCAGATCGGATGCATTGTGTGGACGGCTTCAAGACTATGACTTGGGACTGGAAATCAACGCCTTCCTCTCATGAGGAGGTTTCGGAATTGTTCCAACTTCTTAATGATGTTCATAATCTAGAGTGGCAGGGTGGAGTTGATAATTGGAAATGGAAGGATACGAAGGATGGGTTGTTCAAGGTTTCTTTAGCTAAAAGATTGATGTCAAATGACACTTCGGGTACTTGCAGGTCGATGGTTAAATGGAAGGGATGGACGCCACTCAAGTGCAAAATTTTGGTTTGGAGAGCTTTGCTTAATCAGATTCCTACCATTGTAGAGCTTATCAAACGTGGAGTCAATATTCTCGATACCGCTTGTTCGTTGTGTCATAGTGACTTGGAGACAGCCTTGCACCTTTTCACAGGGCGTATTTTCTCCCACGAGGTCTGGTTTCGAATCGAACAGTGGTGCCGCTTGAATCATACCTTTATTTTTGATGTTACGGATCTTATTCGTTTGCCGGAATCGACGTCTATGTCCAAAGATAATAAGCACATCTTAAGGGGTATAGTCTACACTTTTATGTGGGTTTTGTGGATTGAGCGCAATGACCGGATTTTCAACGACAAGAAGCGGAGTCCTATTCAGATTGTGGAGAATATTAAATCTACGGCTTATTTTTGGTTATATAATAGGACTAGATGGAAAGATATAGATTGGAAAACTTGGTGTATTTGCCCTTTGGGTTGA